A genome region from Alkalimarinus coralli includes the following:
- a CDS encoding TIGR02808 family protein, with protein sequence MSPLEAMIWTVLGYAAMPTIFIVGFAVTAAVACFLLEVTGNAEKQ encoded by the coding sequence ATGAGTCCTTTAGAAGCCATGATCTGGACTGTACTGGGTTATGCTGCAATGCCGACTATTTTTATAGTTGGGTTTGCCGTAACCGCAGCCGTCGCGTGCTTCCTGCTGGAAGTAACGGGCAACGCTGAAAAACAGTAA
- the ppx gene encoding exopolyphosphatase: MTSLHSGNNSSTNEIPETLASIDLGSNSFHMVVGRTVYGEIRTLDKLGEKIQLAAGLDDKNYLSEEAQERGLDCLRRFAQRLQGIPPNAIQVVGTNALRVAKNAREFTRKAEAVLGAPVEIIAGREEARLVYLGVAHTLADDAGRKLVIDIGGGSTEFIIGERFETQALESLHMGCVSFRERYFKNGEITEKGMQAAITHASRELLNIQYRFQTLGWQTSIGSSGSIKAIAQLVESLGYSKEGITAQSLNQLKAHVVSLGHIDQLHDMGVKKDRISIFPSGLAILCACFEVLAIDIMTFADGALREGLLYDMIGRIQHEDVRERTISALQERYRVDTPHAQTVERTAMYAFRQVQHYWGLNADFFADLLRWSSRLHEIGLAISHTQYHKHGAYLIKYSDLSGFSNQLQQAIASLIRSHRRKLSADIFSGYSDEQTTPLLRLSILLRLAVTLNRSRDGSQSTTFKIDANSDTLSLEFEPGWLKQHPLTRADLESEAEQLKAVGYTLSIS; this comes from the coding sequence GTGACGTCATTGCACTCTGGTAATAACTCTTCAACGAACGAAATTCCCGAAACACTAGCCTCTATCGACCTGGGCTCCAACAGCTTTCATATGGTAGTTGGTCGCACGGTATACGGCGAAATTCGTACTCTGGACAAGCTGGGCGAAAAAATTCAACTAGCGGCAGGGTTAGATGACAAAAATTACCTTTCTGAAGAAGCCCAGGAAAGGGGCCTTGATTGCTTGAGGCGATTTGCCCAGCGATTGCAGGGCATCCCCCCTAATGCTATTCAGGTGGTCGGAACCAACGCCCTTCGTGTCGCCAAGAATGCAAGGGAGTTTACCCGTAAAGCAGAAGCCGTTTTAGGCGCACCTGTTGAGATCATAGCTGGCCGGGAGGAAGCCCGTCTGGTCTATTTAGGCGTAGCGCATACACTGGCAGATGACGCCGGTCGAAAACTCGTTATTGATATTGGTGGGGGAAGCACTGAGTTCATTATTGGCGAACGCTTTGAAACACAAGCCCTTGAAAGCTTACACATGGGTTGTGTTTCGTTTCGTGAGCGCTATTTCAAAAATGGCGAAATAACCGAAAAAGGGATGCAGGCTGCCATCACTCACGCATCCAGAGAGCTTCTTAACATTCAATATCGCTTTCAAACCCTCGGCTGGCAAACGAGCATCGGCTCATCAGGCTCAATTAAAGCCATTGCACAGTTAGTCGAAAGCCTTGGTTACTCAAAAGAAGGCATTACGGCGCAATCACTCAACCAACTTAAAGCCCACGTTGTTTCACTCGGCCATATCGATCAACTACATGATATGGGCGTTAAAAAAGACCGGATCTCCATTTTCCCCTCCGGCCTTGCCATTCTCTGCGCCTGCTTTGAAGTCTTGGCGATTGATATCATGACGTTCGCCGATGGTGCGTTACGGGAAGGGCTTCTCTATGACATGATTGGCCGAATACAACATGAAGATGTCAGGGAAAGGACAATCTCAGCGCTTCAGGAGCGCTATAGGGTTGATACACCCCATGCGCAAACGGTCGAACGAACAGCCATGTATGCGTTTCGTCAGGTTCAACATTACTGGGGTCTCAACGCGGATTTTTTTGCCGACCTTCTGCGTTGGTCAAGCCGGCTTCATGAAATTGGTCTGGCAATTTCCCACACTCAATACCATAAGCACGGCGCATATCTGATTAAGTATTCAGACTTGTCCGGGTTTTCTAATCAGTTACAGCAGGCTATCGCCTCTTTAATTCGCAGTCACCGCCGTAAGCTCAGTGCCGACATTTTTTCTGGCTACTCTGACGAGCAAACAACGCCTTTGCTTAGACTATCAATACTGTTGAGGTTGGCCGTTACTCTGAATAGAAGTCGTGACGGAAGCCAGTCAACAACCTTCAAAATTGACGCTAATAGCGATACACTCAGTCTTGAGTTTGAGCCAGGTTGGCTGAAACAACACCCTCTCACACGAGCAGATTTGGAAAGCGAAGCCGAGCAGTTAAAAGCAGTGGGTTATACTTTATCGATATCCTAG
- a CDS encoding glutathione S-transferase, with amino-acid sequence MSSQPVLYSFRRCPYAMRARMALSYSAIPVELRETELKNKPAEMLDASAKGTVPVLVMPDSQVIDESWDIITWALEKSDPQKWMPASGTSQFHELNDLIHTNDYEFKGYLDRYKYADRYPEYSAEHYRAQGEAFLGSLERRLNASRYILGHDISVADIAIMPFIRQFAHVDINWFEHAPYPKLRTWLKAFLQSSLFNGVMKKYKPWQAGDTPTALPTYVDQ; translated from the coding sequence ATGAGTTCTCAGCCTGTACTTTACTCATTTCGGCGTTGCCCTTATGCAATGCGGGCCAGGATGGCGCTGAGTTATAGCGCTATACCGGTTGAACTTCGAGAAACTGAGCTTAAAAACAAACCCGCAGAAATGCTGGATGCATCAGCAAAAGGCACCGTTCCTGTGCTGGTAATGCCTGATAGCCAGGTCATTGACGAAAGTTGGGATATCATCACGTGGGCACTTGAGAAGAGCGACCCTCAGAAATGGATGCCAGCCTCTGGTACTTCACAATTTCATGAGTTGAATGATCTGATTCATACCAACGACTACGAATTTAAAGGCTATCTGGATCGTTACAAATATGCAGATCGCTACCCTGAATACTCGGCCGAGCACTATCGGGCTCAGGGCGAAGCGTTTCTTGGCAGCTTAGAGCGCAGGCTGAATGCCAGTCGATATATACTCGGGCACGATATTTCGGTTGCTGATATTGCCATCATGCCCTTTATTCGTCAGTTTGCGCATGTAGACATTAACTGGTTTGAGCATGCGCCATATCCAAAATTAAGAACCTGGCTTAAAGCATTTCTGCAGTCGTCGCTATTCAATGGGGTGATGAAAAAGTACAAACCCTGGCAAGCAGGTGATACCCCTACAGCACTGCCGACTTATGTTGATCAATAA
- the trxA gene encoding thioredoxin TrxA, translating to MSDKIVNVTDDSFEEEVLSADTAVLVDYWAEWCGPCKMIAPVLEEIADEYEGRLKICKLNIDENEQTPPKFNIRGIPTLMLFKNGNVDATKVGALSKSQLTAFLDSNI from the coding sequence ATGAGTGACAAAATTGTTAACGTAACCGATGACTCTTTTGAAGAAGAGGTCTTAAGTGCTGATACGGCTGTATTGGTTGATTACTGGGCAGAGTGGTGTGGGCCTTGTAAGATGATTGCCCCTGTTCTGGAAGAGATTGCTGATGAGTATGAAGGGCGTCTTAAAATCTGTAAGTTAAATATCGACGAGAATGAACAGACTCCACCGAAGTTTAATATTCGTGGCATTCCTACATTGATGCTGTTTAAAAACGGCAACGTTGATGCTACTAAAGTGGGCGCGCTGTCTAAATCTCAGTTGACTGCATTTTTGGATAGCAATATCTAA